TTTCTCGTAACTTTTGAGCATTCATCATTACCTTATTACTTAATGCTACACGTTTCTCTTACATTTTCtctttatataaattatcgtGTTTATATACCGATTTTATAAGCTAAATGTAATCTTACACTTTTTTGCGCTTTCGGTAATTTTTGAATGAATCTCCAATGTATGTATTCTTGTCTATTATGAATTATTGAACCTTTTGTAGCAAGATAATTTCGAACGAGCTTAAGGCAATGCCAAGGGTCATAAGAAGTATAAACCAGTGCTAAAATATTTGGATGCTCAAAATATGGCTTGAAATTGTCTTTGTCTTTATTATGATTTAGTACCAATTTTGTGCTTCCCATCTGTATCCAATTCATTCAACTGGCCACCTAAATCTACAATACCCTTCCACTTATGTGTATTGCCATCCCATTCTCTATGCTGCTTAGTGCTCATTTcataaaaagattaaaaacgaGTTTTTTACCCTTTGCTGACTCTTGCTTGACAATATCAGATACATTATTGAtagttttttcagatattcctGGATTGTACTCCTTTTCATATATCCAACTGTTGAGCGTTTGAACACAAGGTAGACATTTTAGAAAACTGCACCTAACAAATTCATACGCATCCGGAGAGTAGAAATGAAGAGTACGGGCGAAAGTCTTCAGTTTTTCAGGAAAAGGTCCTGTAGATTTTCGTTCTTTCATACGTGTTATTAGTTCTTTCATATGTGATGGTAAAACCTATTAGAAAAATACACAATTATATGTACAATTCattataacatttttattataatataatgtactaTAACATGAAATCATAGcacaaatatataaatatatacaatttgtTTCCTTAGAGAAGAGTGAATgattattatgaaaattttacctttATATATTCAGCAGCATCAAATTCTTCTCTTTTATCCAAAGTAGCTATCACATGagccaaatttttaattttcttgtcTTTGCGTGAGTTTTTATTATGAGCAGCTGCAATTCTAGACCTTTGATAAGCTGAGTATCttataaatcgattccaagcttCTTCGTTAACAAAGTCTTCTCGACATACATATTCTGTCTTAAAACCATTCACAAAACGCACTCTTTTCACTGTTCTGATGTCATTGAATGAACGTTTCCTAAAATTATAATGCATATTacatattttaatgaaaagaaaaattttaattgttgtGCATCAATAATGCATTTTTATTACTGTTGTGAAGAAGAATTACCTTTCCTTACTGTTCGATTTACTACTTGAGGTACTACCATCCAATGTTTTGGAAGTGTTGAAAGGTAGTTCTTGAATATACGTTTCAGTCACCTCTTCAGTACTGAATTGTAAATTAATATCTTTGGACATATCACTTTCTTGAGAGTTGAGAGATGTGATGGAGGAAACTTTATTCATGCATATTTCAACGTCTTTATTCAGATGTGACTGTGAACTTGCATCTTCAAAGGCATTACTTTCATGAAACTCAAGAGAATTTGTTAATGTGACCtcatttttacacatttcattttcatttgtatttGCCTCTGAACTTATATTTTCTGTTGTATCACTTATGTTACtataattaatatcaattGTTGCAGTctcttttgtttcattttctctaGGCAGATTGAgccaatttatatttttttgttgaggAACAGCTTCTTTGCATAGCCGCTTTCTTTGTCTCAGTTCGTTAGAATAAGAAAATGATTCTGCTTTAAAGTGATCACTGCATATGTATgcagttttaaaatttggagtttttaaaacatttataGCATCAAGCCATTTCTGCTTTAATGATTCATTTTTGGGAAACCTGGAATCACAATAAGAATCAatgtatataagaaaaaagtttgtaggTTAGGACTATGAACTACAAATACAATACTTACATGTGAAAACTACGTTCGTATATTGGACTTGGTTCTACTTTACATATAAGGCATTTTTTTGGCATTTTGTGTGGTATTTTACGCTATTTTCATACACAGAATCACATTAAATGACATTCGGTCGCAGtacgaatataataaattcaacggACGcgtaaatttgtaataaataactgatacCTTGCTGTGTAGTGTGTGTCACGTGTCGCGCACGTGCGACTAGACCAAAACAAAGCGGTCCGATATGcaactttctctttctatctcgCTGTGGACTTCGTCACGCGGTCTATTCTTGTTCTCATACCGTCTATGGCTCTGCCCGCCCTTagctgtgggctcctagggacattttatGACAGTCGCGGTTGGTATACTGCGTCGGCTGCCAATCAGGTGGTAAGTGTCGTCATCAAATGAAAAGTCGAACTCATCAGTGAGCAGCCTGTGCGCGCTTTCGTTTGACAACAATGCAGCAGCATGCAACAATCATGTCGAATTCTGCCGTAATTAAGGGTGCATTTCGAAATTAGCTCCCAGAGCTGTCaataatcttttatctcttttgcgctgccgACTTTGTGActagctctgtctctgtcctagggaattttttgcGCTTCCagttaatttcggaacgcTCCCTAAGTGTTGCCAAACATGCAAACACGGACTTGCATGAACGAATGCTATAAGAAATGCTGCCTGGGACGCTTTCTTTTTATGTTTAGTTTTCTGACAAAACACGTCACTTAAGTAATTTCATTGGTCTATTCTGTTAGATCAGACCAATGACTATACATTTGTGTCAGGAAATGCTCT
This portion of the Diprion similis isolate iyDipSimi1 chromosome 7, iyDipSimi1.1, whole genome shotgun sequence genome encodes:
- the LOC124408197 gene encoding uncharacterized protein LOC124408197, which translates into the protein MPKKCLICKVEPSPIYERSFHMFPKNESLKQKWLDAINVLKTPNFKTAYICSDHFKAESFSYSNELRQRKRLCKEAVPQQKNINWLNLPRENETKETATIDINYSNISDTTENISSEANTNENEMCKNEVTLTNSLEFHESNAFEDASSQSHLNKDVEICMNKVSSITSLNSQESDMSKDINLQFSTEEVTETYIQELPFNTSKTLDGSTSSSKSNSKERKRSFNDIRTVKRVRFVNGFKTEYVCREDFVNEEAWNRFIRYSAYQRSRIAAAHNKNSRKDKKIKNLAHVIATLDKREEFDAAEYIKVLPSHMKELITRMKERKSTGPFPEKLKTFARTLHFYSPDAYEFVRCSFLKCLPCVQTLNSWIYEKEYNPGISEKTINNVSDIVKQESAKGKKLVFNLFMK